Proteins encoded together in one Halalkaliarchaeum sp. AArc-CO window:
- a CDS encoding DUF2103 domain-containing protein produces MECKRCRTSLEKPGDYCLACDTGNSDAVVVEFGSERATLSMLDEETIVGQTIVTTTPESGGEVGVVQLRNFAGRVADEIRRKRPETVYAAGQRAPLREARKQLRYEFYRVPDDDPVEWVLDRRGDRALEVVDVAPREKLGGRHSTLIGGRDGRRAVTTVAEHPHVKKLIPGPIDAGGTGSRTGLRAKATRADDNGNLRLLLRSGSSVQENRIVTTAPDRETGERIREDLNEALREAELQDGG; encoded by the coding sequence ATGGAGTGCAAGCGGTGTAGGACGTCCCTCGAAAAGCCGGGGGACTACTGTCTGGCCTGCGACACCGGAAACAGCGACGCCGTCGTCGTCGAGTTCGGATCCGAACGGGCAACGCTGTCGATGCTCGACGAGGAGACGATCGTCGGGCAGACGATCGTCACGACGACGCCCGAATCCGGCGGGGAGGTCGGGGTCGTCCAGTTGCGCAATTTCGCCGGGCGGGTCGCAGACGAGATCCGCCGCAAGCGTCCCGAGACGGTGTACGCAGCCGGACAGCGGGCTCCGCTTCGGGAGGCCCGCAAACAGCTCCGCTACGAGTTCTACCGCGTCCCCGACGACGATCCCGTCGAGTGGGTCCTCGACCGGCGCGGCGACCGGGCGCTCGAAGTCGTCGACGTCGCCCCCCGCGAGAAACTCGGAGGCAGACACTCGACGCTGATCGGCGGCCGCGACGGCCGACGGGCAGTGACGACGGTCGCGGAGCACCCACACGTAAAAAAGCTCATTCCCGGACCGATCGACGCCGGCGGCACCGGCTCCCGGACCGGGCTCCGGGCGAAGGCGACCCGTGCCGACGACAACGGCAACCTCCGGTTGCTGTTGCGCTCGGGATCGAGCGTCCAGGAGAACCGGATCGTCACGACCGCACCCGACCGCGAGACGGGCGAGCGGATCCGCGAGGACCTCAACGAGGCGCTCCGGGAGGCCGAACTGCAGGACGGAGGGTGA
- a CDS encoding deoxyribonuclease IV: protein MTLKVGAHVSIAGGVDNAVENQLEIGGNCGQIFTHSPQVWQDPNIGDEEATAFRDGTDANLDGPWVIHSSYLVNLCTPKDDLREKSIDSMQKELDAAATLDIPYVNVHLGAHTGAGVEAGLDNAASALDELEVPNGVTILVESDAGSGTKLGGQFEHLAAVRSRSNQDLDVCLDTAHAFAAGYDLSTPDAVEETIAEFDDVIGLEHLQCVHLNDSKHACGTNKDEHAHVGEGEIGEDGMRAFVNHPALADVPLVLETPTEDGKGFEWNVSRVRELRDGVQAV, encoded by the coding sequence ATGACTCTCAAAGTCGGAGCACACGTCTCCATCGCCGGCGGCGTCGACAACGCCGTCGAGAACCAGCTGGAGATCGGCGGTAACTGCGGTCAGATCTTCACTCACTCCCCGCAGGTGTGGCAAGACCCGAACATCGGCGACGAGGAGGCGACGGCGTTCCGGGACGGCACCGACGCGAACCTCGACGGGCCGTGGGTGATCCACAGTTCGTATCTGGTGAACCTGTGTACGCCGAAAGACGATCTCCGCGAGAAGTCGATCGACTCGATGCAGAAGGAACTCGACGCCGCAGCAACGTTGGACATCCCGTACGTCAACGTCCACCTCGGCGCCCACACCGGTGCCGGCGTCGAAGCCGGGCTCGACAACGCCGCGTCGGCGCTCGACGAACTGGAGGTCCCGAATGGCGTGACGATCCTCGTCGAATCCGACGCCGGCAGCGGGACGAAGCTCGGCGGCCAGTTCGAGCATCTTGCGGCGGTGCGCTCCCGGTCGAACCAGGATCTGGACGTCTGTCTGGACACCGCCCACGCGTTCGCGGCCGGATACGACCTCTCGACGCCCGACGCGGTCGAGGAGACGATCGCGGAGTTCGACGACGTGATCGGGCTGGAACACCTGCAGTGTGTCCACCTCAACGACTCGAAGCACGCCTGCGGGACCAACAAGGACGAACACGCCCACGTAGGCGAGGGGGAGATCGGCGAGGACGGCATGCGCGCGTTCGTCAACCATCCCGCCCTCGCGGACGTGCCGCTCGTGCTGGAGACGCCCACCGAAGACGGCAAGGGGTTCGAGTGGAACGTCTCCCGCGTCCGGGAGCTTCGCGATGGAGTGCAAGCGGTGTAG